The Syntrophorhabdus sp. genome contains the following window.
GGCGAGACGATCCGTGTGATACGGCACGCCTTTGGAGAGGAAAGAGGTTGACATGATCGATGAAAAGGTTATGGAGCTTCTCGCGGCCGTGAGGGATGGGCGTGTCTCCGTCGAGGATGCCTACGAACGCTTTCGGGACGTGCCCTTCGAGGACCTCGAACACACCAGGGTGGACCATCACCGGGTGCTCCGCAAGGGAATCCCGGAGGTCGTTTTCGGCGAGGGGAAGACGCTTTCCCAGCTCTACGACATTGTGGGTTCATTCAGGCAGAAGGACCTCGACGTGCTTGTGACGCGCGTCGATGCCGGCACGGGCGAGGCCTTGCTGGCGAGATTCCCGGAAGGGACGTATTCGGGCGATGCTCGGTGCTTCTGGGTGCGCAGGGACCGCCCCGCGGAAGGCAAGGGCATGGTCCTTGTCATGTCCGCGGGAACGAGCGATGCGAAGGTGGCCGAGGAGGCCTATGTGGCATCGACCTTCTTTGGCAATGATACGGAAAGGCTCTATGACGTGGGTGTCGCGGGTATCCACCGGCTCCTCGGGAACCTGCCGACCTTGAGAAGAGCCCGGGTTATCATCGTGGCGGCGGGTATGGAGGGGGCCCTCCCCTCGATCGTTGCCGGCATCGTGGGTGCGCCTGTCATTGCCGTACCGACGAGCGTGGGTTACGGGGCGAGCTTCTCGGGCCTGACGGCGCTTCTCGCGATGCTCAATTCCTGCTCCACGGTGGCTGTTTTCAATATAGACAACGGCTTCGGCGCCGCGTATTTCGCGACACTGGTGAACCGGTTATGAAGATACTCTACATAGATCCCATATTCGGGATGAGCGGCGACATGATGATAAGCGCCCTCATGGACGCCGGTGTTCCCGTCGACGCCCTCACGGAACTCGTGGGAAAGATATCGCCCGATGCGCCCTCGATGAAGCCGGTCCGGCTCACGCAGGGTGTCATAAGCGGCATCCATCTCGAGATAGGAGAGTCGGGCAGGTACTACACGATATCCGAGATGGAGGAGGTCATAGGCGGCATCGATGTCGAGAAGAGGGTGAGGGACGACGCGCTTGGCATGCTTTCCCGTATCGTGGCGGCGGAATCGAAGATACACGGCATGTCGCGCGACGAGCTCCACCTCCACGAGCTCTCCCACATAGACACGATCATGGACCTGCTGTGTGTGGCGTACGGCGTCATGTACCTCGGGGCACAGAGAGTATACTGCGGCCCCGTGCCCTGCGGCAGCGGCGCCATCAACACTTCCCACGGCTCCATTCCCAACCCGCCGCCGGTGACGCTCGAGATCCTCCGCGGCCACCAGCTCGTCTTTTACGGTGAGAACCTGGAGCTGACGACCCCGACGGGGGCCGCCATCGTTGCCCACTACACGGAGCCGGGGAGAGACGCACCCGCTTTCAAGACCGTCCGAGAGGGTTATGGGGTCGGGACATACACGTCCTCGCGGCCCGATGTTCTCAGGGTCTTTGTTGGAGAGACGGACGAACCCGCGTACGACCACGAGGTCGAGGTCATCGAGGCGGACATTGACGACATGGAGATGGAATACATGGGGGCCGTGGCGGACAGGCTCCGCGCCGTCGGCGCCCTTGACGTTCTCTTTTTTCCCGTCTCGATGAAGAAGGGCAGGATGGGTATCCGGCTGAGTGTCACAACGGACATGGATACCTTCGAGAGGATCGTCGACATGATATTCACGGAGACGACAACGTTCGGCATGCGTTTCCACAGGCACATGAGACGGGCGCTGAGAAGGGAAGAGGAGACGATCGAGACATCCTTCGGCCCCGTCCGCGTGAAAAAAGGCCTCGATCCTTCCGGCAGACTCATCAAGACCCACATAGAGTTTGACGACGTGAGGTCCATCGCAGACGCGAAGAGCATTCCCTACCGCAAGGCCCTGGAGCTGGTCAAGGAAGAAGTGGAAACCAGGATGAGGACGGTCTCAGGTTTCAGGTCCCAGGTCTCAGGTTAAAGACAAAGGCGCGGAGGTTCCAGGGGAAGGTCGGAATCTTTGCAGGAACCCTATGAGGGGTAAAAGACCGTTTCAGGTTTCAGGTCCCAGGTCTCAGGTTAAAGACAAAGGCGCGGAGGTTCCAGGGGAAGGTCGGAACTTTTACAGGAACCCTGTACAGGTGAGGATTGTTGTTTTATTTTTTCCTGAAACCTGGAACTTGAAACCTGAAACGGTTCTTATTGTTTCAGGTAGAACCGGATGTCCTTCACGCTGTCCTTCTGGATGGTCTCTTCTATCTTGGCCTGAATATCCATCTTCATGTACTTGAGCTGGGTGAGCCAGAGGGGGTCGTCGACCTCGACGTAGAGGATCCCCCTGCTGATACGAACGGGCTGACAGTGAGAGGCCAGCTTTTCGCCGGCGATCCCGTCCCACATCGCGAAGAGCTTGACGGACTCGAGATCGTTGATGCGATACCCTTTCAGGACCTTCGCGAGGGTTTTCTGGAGGGAGGTGAATGCCATTTACGCCGTTTCTTCTATTCGGGGGAAGATGGGCGGTATCTTGTCGATGGGAGCGATGTCCGAAGGTGTGTAGAACCGCATCTCTTCCTCAAGGTTGGATGTCTCGATGCTCTTCCCGATGCCCAGGGCCTTCCAGATGAGCTGGGATTTGGCGGGCATGAAGGGATAGAGCAGGACCGCCGCGATCCGAATGCCGTTCCAGAGATTGAACATGACCGTGCTGACGCGCGCGTCTCCTTCCTTTGCAAGCTTCCAGGGGGCCTCGGAGTCTATGTACTTGTTGAGGATGGATATGATCTCGAAGACATTGTGGAGCGCCTTGTGGAAGGCGAACACCTCCATCTCCTTCCGATATTCTCCGATAAGTCGCATTGCCGAGGTCTCGACGTGGTCATCCGCGCCTCCCTTCTTCTCGGGGGTCTCGATCCTCCCCTTGAGGAATTTGCCGATCATGGTGACGGTGCGGCTCGTCAGGTTGCCAAAGTCGTTCGCCAGGTCGCCGTTGATGCGGTGAACGATGGCCTGCTTCGAGAAATCGCCGTCGAGCCCGAAGGGGACCTCTCGGAAGAGGAAGAAGCGGAATTCGTCGACGCCATACGTGCTGACCACATCAAGGGGGTCGACGACGTTGCCCAGCGACTTGGACATCTTTTGACCTTCAATGGTCCACCACCCGTGGGCGAAGATGTGTTTCGGGGGTTCCAGGCCGTAGGACATGAGGAAGCTTGGCCAGTAGACGGCGTGGAACCGGAGTATGTCCTTGCCGATAAGGTGGGCATCGCAGGGCCAGAAGGATTTGAATGCCTCCTCGTCCTCGAGGAAGCCGATACCCGTCAGGTAGTTGGTCAGGGCGTCGAACCACACGTAGACGATATGCCGGTCGTCGGAAGGGACCTTTATTCCCCAGCTGAAGCTTGTCCTGCTGACCGACAGGTCCCGCAGACCGCCCTTTACGAAACTCGCAACCTCGTTGTAGCGTATGTCGGGCATGACGAAATCGCGGTGCCTCTCCAGGTGATCAAGGAGGGGCTGCGTGTATTTTGAGAGGCGGAAGAAATAACTCTCTTCCTTGAGCTTTTCCGGCTTGCGCAGGCAGTCCGGGCACAGGCCATCCTTGAGCTGCATCTCGGTGTAGTATGTCTCACAGGGAACACAGTACCAGTCCTCGTACTCACCGAGGTAGATGTCGCCTTTTTCCCGCACCTTATCGAAGATATGCTGGACAACTTTCCTGTGACGTTCTTCCGTTGTTCTTATGAACCCCGTGTTGGATATATTGAGGGCCTTCCAGAGGTCGGTGAAGCGGTCGACCATCGAATCGGCGTGTTCCCGCGGGTGGATGCCGGAAAGGGCGGCGGCCTTTTCCACTTTCTGTCCGTGCTCGTCCGTTCCGGTGAGAAAGAAGACACGGTAGCCGCCGAGCCTCTTGTAACGGGCCATGATATCGGCCGCTATCGTCGTGTACGCGTGTCCGATGTGGGGAACGTCGTTGATGTAGTAGATGGGGGTCGTTATGTAGTACTTCTTGTCCATGATGGGGTCTCCGACTGTGAATGACCAATGACCAGACTATAATAACCAAATAAACTTACAATAACCGATGACCAAATTACAATAACCAATGGAGCTGACAATGACCAAAGAAATGAAAACGACCGATCTGCCAATAACCAATTGACCAAAAAGAAGGGTAGAACGGACTGCCTGTATCACTTCTCGTTATTGATCGTTGTCCTTTTCATTGATCACCGGTTTCGGTGTCTGGCCGCTGTTCCTTTTTTGGCTGTTGTTCTTTCTGTGCGTGTTCCGGTCGCCGGGGTTTGGCTGTTTCTGTGCCGCCGGTTCCCGGTTCCCGCCATTCTTTTGTCTGCCGCGGTCCGCAGGGTTCGGTTGCCTTTCCTTCGGCTGTCCCCTGCCGCTGTCGGTCTTCACCCTGACCTTATCGGCGGGAGGCGGCGCGGGTTGGCCGGGCTTTTGCTGTTCCGCGGCGGAGATGTCCTTGAGCGCCAGCGCTATCTCCTTGCCCTCGTCAAGCTGGACAGACAGCGTGCCGGCAAGAGCGTTATGCTTGACCACCTTGCCCTCGCCCTGGGGTGTCCTGACGCGCTTGCCCATCTTGGGGAAGTTCTTCTTCAGGGAGAGGTACGTTTCGTACTCGTAGGAGAGGCAACACATGAGTCTGCCGCAAATACCGGATATCTTGGAAGGATTGAGGGCAAGGCCCTGTTCCTTCACCATCTTGATGGAGACGATGGAAAAATTGTTGAGGAACCGTCTGCAGCACACGGTGTTGCCGCAGTTCCCCAGGCCGCCGACTATCTTTGCCTCATCGCGAACGCCCACCTGCCGGAGCTCTATCCGTATCTTGAACTCCTTGGCAAGCTCCTTCACCAGTTCCCGGAAATCCACCCTGTTCTCGGAGATGAAGTAGAAGAGGAGCTTCGTGCCGCCGAAGAGATATTCCGTGGACAGAAGCTTCATGGGAAGGTCCATGTCCTCGATCTTCCTCTTGCAGAAGTCAAAGGCGTATTTCTCCCTTTCCTTCAGCTGGAGATGGTCCTTCACCTCCTGCTCCGTGGCCTTCCTGCCGATCTTCGGCAGGTCTTCCCTGGCGGTGTCCACCGGCTCGGACACGACGGTACCGAGGCAGGTCCCCTTGTCGAGTTCGCTTATGACATAGTCACCGATCTTTATATCGTCGATGGCTTCAAGCTCAACGACGCCTGTCAGCCTGTCGATACTGACGTAACAACTCTTCATTGCCTATTCCCTCGCGACGTGAATGAGAAGGTTTTCGAATACCAACCATCGGTTAACATTATACCTCATTACGCGCACAGTTTCCTGCACTCTTTTCAGTGAATTCTCTATCCACGTGAGATCGGCGCTGGCTCCGTCGAAAACGTCCTCGAGGTCCGTGTTCGTGATCAACGACGTCCCGCCGGCGACCTTTCTGACGAAGAGGTCCCGGAAGAAGGAAAGGAGGAATGCCAGGTACATGGAGGCGCTCCTGTCCGTCATGGAGGCTTTTTCCGCCAGCGACGACGCGAGGACGAAGCCCTTCGTTCTTCCCGACAGCGCTTCTGCGATCCTGACCCTCAGGGAGAAATTGTCCTCGTCGAGCCAGAAGAGTCCGCTGCCGATGCTGCCGAAGGAGATCGAGGCAAGAAGCCCCGCCCGGCCCGGATCGATACCGGCCCTGTCCCTGAAGTAGAGCTCCAGCTGTTCCCTGGAGAGCGGCGAGAAAGCAACACGGGCGCACCGTGAGCGGATGGTGAGCGGTATCTCGCGCTCCGAGGAGGTGATGACAAAAAAGTGGTTGTAGGGCGGGGGCTCCTCCAGGGTCTTCAGGAGGGCGTTCGCTGCTTCGTTCGTCATCGTCTCCGCGTTGTCGATGATGATGACCCGCCTGTCCTGTTCGAAGGGATGTTCCGAGACCTCCTTGGCGATCATCCGGGAGTCGTCTATGCCTATGGACCCTTCGTTCCGTATGATGACGAGGTCGGGGTGGCTTCCCCGGTCGAGCCTGACGCAGGAACGGCACGCCCCGCAGGCCGTCCCTGCCTGGCAGAAGAGACGCTTCGTGAATTCCATGGCCATCTGCCTCTTACCGATGCCTTCCTGCCCGCAAAAAAGGAAGGCGTGAGGGATGTTGCCCCGCTCCATGAGAAAGTTCAGGAAGCGTTTCTGCCTCTCGTGGCCTATGATGTCGTCAAACGCCATAGCTCTTGAGGATGTTCCCCACCTTTGTTCTGACGATCTCATGGATCGCCTCCACCTTGAGAGAGCCGTCGACGACAAAGAACCGCTTGGGGTCTTCCTTTGCCAGTTTCTCGTATCCTTTCTTCACTCTCTGGTGGAAGGACATATCCTCGGCCTCTATCCTGTCGATGGCGGATGCCGCGGCCTTGCGCTTCAGCCCCCTTTCGGCGGTGACGTTCATGAGGATCGTGAGATTGGGCCGTATGCCTTTCGTCACGAGCCTGTTCAGGGTCTCTATCACCCCGAGATCGATCTTCCTGCCGTATCCCTGGTACGCGTATGTCGCGTCGACGAACCTGTCGCACAGGACCACCTTGCCGTCCTGTAGCGCCGGGAGGATGACCTCTTCCACGTGCTGCGCCCTCATGGCCATGACAACAAGGAGTTCCGACAGCGGGTCGACGTCCAAGCCGGGTCTCAGGAGCACCTCCCGCAGGGCTTCGCCGAAGCGTGTTCCGCCGGGCTCGCGGGTCTTCACCACGCCGTATCCCTTGCGTGCCAGGTAGTCGCTCAGGAGTTCGATCTGCGTTGTCTTGCCGCTCCCCTCGATACCTTCAAAGGTGATTAACATGGGTCTCCTATTTCTGTACGCGCTCGATGTACTGGCCTGTCCGGGTGTCGACCTTGATGACGTCTCCTTGTTCCACGAAAAGAGGTACCTGGACCGTGTGCCCTGTCTCCAGGACTGCAGGTTTCGTGGCGTTCTGCGCCGTGTCGCCCTTGATCCCCGGTTCCGTCTGGGTGATGGTGAGATTGACGAAGTTCTGGATATCGACGCCTATCGTTCTGCCCTTGTAAAAGAGGACGGTTATGACCATGCTTTCTTTGAGGTAGTTCCTCGTGTCGCCGAGGCTGTTCTCCTCGATGAAGATCTGGTCGTAGGTGGCCTCGTCCATGAAATGGTAATTGGCGCCTTCTTTGTAGAGGAACTGCATCTGCTTCTCTTCCACCTCGGGGACCTCCACCTTGTCGCCGGATCTGAAGGTCTTGTCGAGGACGTTGCCCGTGATGAGGCTCTTCATTCGGGTCCTGACGAAGGCGCCCCCCTTGCCCGGCTTCACGTGCTGAAACTCGACAATGGTGAAGGGCTCGCCGTCCTGGAGGATCCTGAGGCCCTTCCTGAATTCTGTTGTGTCGACGATCATCTGTTTCCTCCTGAGATCATGAAAACTCCCGCCTGTGCGTATCTACATCCGTAGCATGTCTTTTCTTATGTGAGTAAGGACCCGCGGGCTGTCTTCCGTAATTAGTACCATATCTTCAAGCCTGACGCCACCGATATTCGGCAGATAGATGCCCGGTTCGATGGTGACGACCATGTTCTCCTCCAGTACCCCCCTGGCCACGCTGTTGATACCGGGCGCCTCGTGGACGGCGATCCCAACACCGTGGCCGAGGCCGTGACGGAAGCAATCTCCGTAGCCGTGCTCCTCGATGTAACCCCGGACGATACTGTCGAGCTGCGCTATGGACGTGCCCGCCCGGGCCTTCTCGATACCCAGCTTCCGGGCATCGTTGACGATCGCGTATATCTCGGAGAGTTTGTCCGGTATCTCCCCCAGGCACACCGTGACCGTCTCGTCGCTGCAGTACCCGGCGACGGCGGCGCCGTAGTCGATGATGACCGTTTCGCCTTCCTCGAGTTTCCTGTCGCTCGGTTCGGCGTGCGGCAGGGCGCCCCGCGGGCCCGAGGCGACGATGGTCTCGAAGGAAGGCCCCTGTGCGCCGCGCTTGCGCATCGCGTGGTCGAGTTCGTCGGCGATCTCCTTTTCCGTGCTGCCGGGCTTCACGAGACCGAGGACATCGGTGAACGCCCTTGTTGCCGCGTCGATGGCCGCCATGATGGCCGCGATCTCTTCCGGTTCCTTGGCCCGTCTGATCTCCTCTATGGCGTTGTTCATGGGAACGAGACTAATGCCGACGAGGTTCTCCGCCCAGGACTTGAATACGTTATAAGGGACATGGCTCCCATCGAAGCCCAGCTTGGAGATCCTGTACTTCGTGCACAGATCGTAGATGGCGTCGCGTTTCGGCTTGACCTCCTCGATATGGATGTCCCGCGTGACCTCTCTGGCGTGTGTTATGTAGCGGAAATCGACAACGAGGACGACATCCCCCCGGGTCACGAAAAGGCTTCCCTCGGACCCCCTGAACCCCGTCAG
Protein-coding sequences here:
- the holB gene encoding DNA polymerase III subunit delta', yielding MAFDDIIGHERQKRFLNFLMERGNIPHAFLFCGQEGIGKRQMAMEFTKRLFCQAGTACGACRSCVRLDRGSHPDLVIIRNEGSIGIDDSRMIAKEVSEHPFEQDRRVIIIDNAETMTNEAANALLKTLEEPPPYNHFFVITSSEREIPLTIRSRCARVAFSPLSREQLELYFRDRAGIDPGRAGLLASISFGSIGSGLFWLDEDNFSLRVRIAEALSGRTKGFVLASSLAEKASMTDRSASMYLAFLLSFFRDLFVRKVAGGTSLITNTDLEDVFDGASADLTWIENSLKRVQETVRVMRYNVNRWLVFENLLIHVARE
- a CDS encoding aminopeptidase P family protein, whose product is MVVTRQARIERVQGLLEETGLDGCVLKGMDNIFYLTGFRGSEGSLFVTRGDVVLVVDFRYITHAREVTRDIHIEEVKPKRDAIYDLCTKYRISKLGFDGSHVPYNVFKSWAENLVGISLVPMNNAIEEIRRAKEPEEIAAIMAAIDAATRAFTDVLGLVKPGSTEKEIADELDHAMRKRGAQGPSFETIVASGPRGALPHAEPSDRKLEEGETVIIDYGAAVAGYCSDETVTVCLGEIPDKLSEIYAIVNDARKLGIEKARAGTSIAQLDSIVRGYIEEHGYGDCFRHGLGHGVGIAVHEAPGINSVARGVLEENMVVTIEPGIYLPNIGGVRLEDMVLITEDSPRVLTHIRKDMLRM
- the efp gene encoding elongation factor P encodes the protein MIVDTTEFRKGLRILQDGEPFTIVEFQHVKPGKGGAFVRTRMKSLITGNVLDKTFRSGDKVEVPEVEEKQMQFLYKEGANYHFMDEATYDQIFIEENSLGDTRNYLKESMVITVLFYKGRTIGVDIQNFVNLTITQTEPGIKGDTAQNATKPAVLETGHTVQVPLFVEQGDVIKVDTRTGQYIERVQK
- a CDS encoding DUF721 domain-containing protein; amino-acid sequence: MAFTSLQKTLAKVLKGYRINDLESVKLFAMWDGIAGEKLASHCQPVRISRGILYVEVDDPLWLTQLKYMKMDIQAKIEETIQKDSVKDIRFYLKQ
- a CDS encoding dTMP kinase, with product MLITFEGIEGSGKTTQIELLSDYLARKGYGVVKTREPGGTRFGEALREVLLRPGLDVDPLSELLVVMAMRAQHVEEVILPALQDGKVVLCDRFVDATYAYQGYGRKIDLGVIETLNRLVTKGIRPNLTILMNVTAERGLKRKAAASAIDRIEAEDMSFHQRVKKGYEKLAKEDPKRFFVVDGSLKVEAIHEIVRTKVGNILKSYGV
- the metG gene encoding methionine--tRNA ligase, translated to MDKKYYITTPIYYINDVPHIGHAYTTIAADIMARYKRLGGYRVFFLTGTDEHGQKVEKAAALSGIHPREHADSMVDRFTDLWKALNISNTGFIRTTEERHRKVVQHIFDKVREKGDIYLGEYEDWYCVPCETYYTEMQLKDGLCPDCLRKPEKLKEESYFFRLSKYTQPLLDHLERHRDFVMPDIRYNEVASFVKGGLRDLSVSRTSFSWGIKVPSDDRHIVYVWFDALTNYLTGIGFLEDEEAFKSFWPCDAHLIGKDILRFHAVYWPSFLMSYGLEPPKHIFAHGWWTIEGQKMSKSLGNVVDPLDVVSTYGVDEFRFFLFREVPFGLDGDFSKQAIVHRINGDLANDFGNLTSRTVTMIGKFLKGRIETPEKKGGADDHVETSAMRLIGEYRKEMEVFAFHKALHNVFEIISILNKYIDSEAPWKLAKEGDARVSTVMFNLWNGIRIAAVLLYPFMPAKSQLIWKALGIGKSIETSNLEEEMRFYTPSDIAPIDKIPPIFPRIEETA
- the larB gene encoding nickel pincer cofactor biosynthesis protein LarB, encoding MDEKVMELLAAVRDGRVSVEDAYERFRDVPFEDLEHTRVDHHRVLRKGIPEVVFGEGKTLSQLYDIVGSFRQKDLDVLVTRVDAGTGEALLARFPEGTYSGDARCFWVRRDRPAEGKGMVLVMSAGTSDAKVAEEAYVASTFFGNDTERLYDVGVAGIHRLLGNLPTLRRARVIIVAAGMEGALPSIVAGIVGAPVIAVPTSVGYGASFSGLTALLAMLNSCSTVAVFNIDNGFGAAYFATLVNRL
- the larC gene encoding nickel pincer cofactor biosynthesis protein LarC, which gives rise to MKILYIDPIFGMSGDMMISALMDAGVPVDALTELVGKISPDAPSMKPVRLTQGVISGIHLEIGESGRYYTISEMEEVIGGIDVEKRVRDDALGMLSRIVAAESKIHGMSRDELHLHELSHIDTIMDLLCVAYGVMYLGAQRVYCGPVPCGSGAINTSHGSIPNPPPVTLEILRGHQLVFYGENLELTTPTGAAIVAHYTEPGRDAPAFKTVREGYGVGTYTSSRPDVLRVFVGETDEPAYDHEVEVIEADIDDMEMEYMGAVADRLRAVGALDVLFFPVSMKKGRMGIRLSVTTDMDTFERIVDMIFTETTTFGMRFHRHMRRALRREEETIETSFGPVRVKKGLDPSGRLIKTHIEFDDVRSIADAKSIPYRKALELVKEEVETRMRTVSGFRSQVSG